From Qipengyuania psychrotolerans:
CGGTTGCATCCATGATGACTGGTCGCTCGATCCCGTGCGGGCGTTCTGTGCGCAGGTGCTGTCCAAGGAAGACCTGCCAACCGCCAGTGAGGTGCGGACTTGGTACGGCGTCGCGGCAGTCGATTACCGCTCCGGCCCTGATTTTCTCTCCGCTGACCAATTCCGCGCCGTCGGCAGCAAGCTGTGTCACGCGGGAACCGGTAAGAATGGCTTCCTGGGGAAGATCGCGGCGCAGCCTCGTATCGAAATTCCTGCTGTCCAGCGATCGATAATTGGCAGAAAGCTGGCGGGTATGTGCGGGAAAGCGGACTTCGTTGCCGCCGCTCCATGCGGTCATGGCAAAAGGTGCCATAAGCTCGGCTCCGGCTTCGCTCAGGTCGTTTTCGAACCAGCTCCAGCGGTGATTGCCGCCGTAGCTTTCGCCAGCTTCGATCAATGCGAGGGAAAGGGTCGGATGTGCACGGCGGATCGCAAGAGCGGTCAACCCTCCGGCCAGTCCTCCGCCGACAATCGCGATATCAAATGCGCGCCCCATGGACAGATCGCTTACGGATGACAGCGCCCACCCGCAATCGCTTTAACCCTCAGCACCATCTATTCGAGGAACGTGCAGGCCTCCTGTCCGTTGGCGTGGTTGGACGAAACGAGGGCAATACCAATGAATTTTAGAAGCATGATCGCCGCCACCGCATTCGCTTGTGGTCTGGCAACGCCGGTTTCCGCGCAGGATGTGGGCGAAGGCGATGTAATGCCCGCTGGCCCGCCAGAGACAGTGTTCGACGGCGATTTCCTTAGCGTGGGTGTCGGCGTTGCCTACAGCCCGAGCTATTCCGGCTCGGATGATTACAATTTCCAGGTTCTGCCGATCGTGCAGGGCTCGCTCGGCGGCGTCGATATCAATCCCCGTCCGGCAGGCTTGGCACTCGACTTTATTCCCGATCCGGACGAGGGCGTATCGTTTTCGCTGGGTCCGGTTTTCCGCATCAACGGCGATCGCAACGACATCGACAATATCGAAGACGATATCGTTGCTGCTTACGGCGAACTCGACACCGCAATCGAAGTCGGCCCGTCTGTTGGCGTGAAATTCCCCCAATTGCTCAACCGATACGACAGCTTGAGCCTCAACGTTGATGCGACCTGGGATGTTGCCGGGGCACATGACGGTATGCGCGTAACGCCGAGCCTTACGTATTTCACACCGCTAAGCAGGGGGACTGCTGCGTCGCTTTCGTTCAGCACGACGTGGGTCGATGATAATTTCGCGGATTATTACTACTCGGTCCCGGCGACCAACACCTTGCTTGCCGCAGCAGAAGTGTTGCCCGGCTTCCAGGCAGAAGGCGGCTTCCAGAGCGTTGGTGCCAACCTGTTGCTGGCGCAGGACCTCAACGGCGATGTCACCGATGGCGGATTGTCGCTGATCGGGCTCGGCGGTTATTCCAAGCTGTTAGGCGATGCGGCGGACACGCCGTTCACCAGCATTCGCGGCAGCGATGACCAATTCTTCGTGGCGGTGGGCATCGGCTACACCTTCTAGCGGAAAACCGGGAGCCTCGCTCAAGCCCCGAATGTATCCGGCGCAGGCCTCATGCCTGCAAAAGTCTCAATAAATGCGTAAGGCCCGCCATCTACCCCTTGAGGTGGATGGCGGGCCTTCTGCATTTGCGATCTAATCGCAGGCTTGTCGTCAGTCGTCCGACTTACTCGTTCCGACTGTGCCGTCGGCGAGTTCCGGACGCGGAGCCGGCAATGCGGCATCGCGGTTCCCGGTCTTCAGATAGGTGTCGAACCACCGCATCATGCGCAGGTTGTAATCGTAGCGTGCGGCCGCCTTGCGGTTGCCGTGGCCTTCGCCCGGATACAGCACCAGGCGCACGGGGAGATCGGGCTTGCGCACCTTGATCGAACGATAAAGCTCGTAGCTCTGGCCCGGATCGACACGCGTGTCTTCTGCACCGTGCATGATCAGCAGCGGCGTGTTGGCCTTGTCGACATGGTAGACCGGCGAGACATCCAGCATCTTCTGCCAATTGTCCCATGGCCAGGCGCGGCTGTGAACATTGTACATCTCGTACGGGATATCGGTGGTGCCGAATTTCGAAATTTGGTTCGAAATCCCGACGAACATGACGCCAGCTGCGAATTCATCGCTGTAATAGGTGGAGGTCCAGGCGGTTGCGTAACCACCATATGATCCGCCTGTCACACCGACGCGGTCAGCATCGGCAATACCGGCTTCGACCAGCGCCCGCTTGGCATCGACCAGATCGCGGAATTCGGGATCGGTGTAGCGGCCCTGATGCTGCTTGGAAAATGCCGTGCCATATCCCGTCGAACCGCGGTAATTCGGGAGGAACACCGCGTAACCTTGACCCGCAGCGACCTGTCCCGGCTTGGAATAAGCGGTCTGCCAGCCATTGCTGTCATGCGCTTCTGGGCCGCCATGGACGTTGAGGATCAGCGGGGCACCGCCGCGAGGGGCGCCGCCAACCGGCTCGATCAGCACGCCTTCGACTTGCTGACCGTCGGTTGCAGTGAAGGTGAATGCGCGCTGCTCGCCAAAGTCGATCTCAGAGAGCCAAGGGTTGTGCTGCGTCCAGCGCTGGAACGAACCGTTGTTCCAGACGAACAATTCGGTCGGATGCTTTGGGCTGCTGGCTTCGACTGCAATCGTGTTGCCGCCTGCTTCGACGCTGCTGAGGATAAGGTCGCCGCCGTCATGCTCGTGGTCGATGCTGCCGTCGGCATTGTAGACCCGCAAAGAGGACTGGACGCCGGTGTGGATCACTGCCGCGAGCCGGCCATCGGGAAGCCATTCGGCATCCACCGCAGCCTCTGCCGCGCCAGCGTTGAGCGCGCGGTAAGAGCCGCTTGCCACATCGACGAGGTGCAGCGTGGTGTCTGCCGGGTCATTCATGTCGACACCGGCAATCATGGACAGCTGGCGGCCGTCAGGTGAAACTTCGATGTCACCCAGTTTGCCCGGTGTTTTCACCACTGCGAGCACCTTGCCGCTGGACAGATCGATCACATGCGCTCGCTTGGAGGTATAGGCATCATCGATTTGCGGGGTCGGCGCGCTTTCGACAACACCCGTTGTGCCGTTTGAGGCAACCTTGAAGCCGCTGACATAGCCGGGGATCGTGACTTTGGTCGGTTCGCCGTCGACTTCCGCGCCGATCTTCGCAGCGAACAAGCGATTGAGGCGCGCTTCTTCTTCATACACGATGGCGTTGAAACCGGCTTTGGACTGCTTCTCGCGGTCCTTGTCGGTTTCTGCCGCAGCCAGCATCCAGATGGCAGATCCGTCGGGTGCCCATGCATAGGAACGAACATCGGAATCCTTGACGGCTGCAAGCTTGCGCTGCGCGCCGCCGTCCACGGGGATGCCCCAAACGGCAGTGTCTTCGTCGTCGTCAGACCAGGTAAAGCTGACCATTCGGCCATCGGGCGAGAATGCAACGCCCGAAACGCTCATGTCGTCAGGCAGGAAGTCGCGGGCATTCATTGGCGCATAGGCCATCTTGAGTTGCTGTGACGTCGAACCGTTTTCCTCGCCTTCGGTCACGTCCGGCAGTCTGGCAGTGGTATAGGCGATCCGGCTTCCATCGGGCGAAACGGCCACAGTGCCGACGCTTTCGAGCGCGGCAACATCTTCAGGGGTCATCGGGCGTGCCTGCGCCTGTGCGGCGATGGAGGCGGTAGCGAGCAGGCCGGTGGCAACTGCAAGGCGACGAAGGGTATTCAAGGGCGACTCTCCTGTTAGTTCTCGTGGGGGCTACATAGCGATGAGGCCGCGAAGGGCAAACCGGGGCTTGCCGGAGATGGACCGCGCGGGCATCAGGCTTGTAACAAGAGGAGAGGACTTCATGCGCAAACTGATCGCCGGCTTCACCGCCAGCCTGCTCGCCGCCGCTTCGCCGCTCGCGGCGCAAACGGTTGTCATTCACGCAGACGGTGTCGTCGTCGATGCCTCCAGCGCGCCGATAGGCAAGGCTACCGTGACAGTTTCAGATGGCCGGATCGTTAGCGTGGTGGACGGCTGGCAGGCGGTGCCAGAAGGCGCAGAGATGGTCCACCTCGAGGGCAAGACTCTCGTCCCCGGGCTTATAGATCTTCACACCCATCTTTCTGGCGATCCCAGCGGGGAATTCTGGCGTGCCGCAACGCAGCCGCCGGAATGGTACGCGCTGATCGGTGCGAAGAACGCGCACCTGACGGCTAAGGCAGGTTTTACCACGGTGCGCGATCTGGGCGCGCGGGGCGATCAGGTCATGCAATCGCTTCGCCGTGCAACGGAGGAAGGCGTCCTGCCAGGTCCGCGGATCGTCACGTCGGGCCGCACAATCGCAATTGTCGGCGGGCACGGCGATATCAATGGCTTCCGCCGCGAGGTGAACGATGCGCTGGGAACATCCTTTGCGTGTACCGGCCCGGTCGAATGCGCGGAGAAAGTTCGCCTGGCGTCCAAATACGGCGCCGACCTGATCAAGATCACGGCCACCGGCGGCGTTCTCAGCCAGCAGGGCAGGGGCCTCGA
This genomic window contains:
- a CDS encoding MipA/OmpV family protein produces the protein MIAATAFACGLATPVSAQDVGEGDVMPAGPPETVFDGDFLSVGVGVAYSPSYSGSDDYNFQVLPIVQGSLGGVDINPRPAGLALDFIPDPDEGVSFSLGPVFRINGDRNDIDNIEDDIVAAYGELDTAIEVGPSVGVKFPQLLNRYDSLSLNVDATWDVAGAHDGMRVTPSLTYFTPLSRGTAASLSFSTTWVDDNFADYYYSVPATNTLLAAAEVLPGFQAEGGFQSVGANLLLAQDLNGDVTDGGLSLIGLGGYSKLLGDAADTPFTSIRGSDDQFFVAVGIGYTF
- a CDS encoding S9 family peptidase, whose amino-acid sequence is MNTLRRLAVATGLLATASIAAQAQARPMTPEDVAALESVGTVAVSPDGSRIAYTTARLPDVTEGEENGSTSQQLKMAYAPMNARDFLPDDMSVSGVAFSPDGRMVSFTWSDDDEDTAVWGIPVDGGAQRKLAAVKDSDVRSYAWAPDGSAIWMLAAAETDKDREKQSKAGFNAIVYEEEARLNRLFAAKIGAEVDGEPTKVTIPGYVSGFKVASNGTTGVVESAPTPQIDDAYTSKRAHVIDLSSGKVLAVVKTPGKLGDIEVSPDGRQLSMIAGVDMNDPADTTLHLVDVASGSYRALNAGAAEAAVDAEWLPDGRLAAVIHTGVQSSLRVYNADGSIDHEHDGGDLILSSVEAGGNTIAVEASSPKHPTELFVWNNGSFQRWTQHNPWLSEIDFGEQRAFTFTATDGQQVEGVLIEPVGGAPRGGAPLILNVHGGPEAHDSNGWQTAYSKPGQVAAGQGYAVFLPNYRGSTGYGTAFSKQHQGRYTDPEFRDLVDAKRALVEAGIADADRVGVTGGSYGGYATAWTSTYYSDEFAAGVMFVGISNQISKFGTTDIPYEMYNVHSRAWPWDNWQKMLDVSPVYHVDKANTPLLIMHGAEDTRVDPGQSYELYRSIKVRKPDLPVRLVLYPGEGHGNRKAAARYDYNLRMMRWFDTYLKTGNRDAALPAPRPELADGTVGTSKSDD
- a CDS encoding metal-dependent hydrolase family protein; translation: MRKLIAGFTASLLAAASPLAAQTVVIHADGVVVDASSAPIGKATVTVSDGRIVSVVDGWQAVPEGAEMVHLEGKTLVPGLIDLHTHLSGDPSGEFWRAATQPPEWYALIGAKNAHLTAKAGFTTVRDLGARGDQVMQSLRRATEEGVLPGPRIVTSGRTIAIVGGHGDINGFRREVNDALGTSFACTGPVECAEKVRLASKYGADLIKITATGGVLSQQGRGLEAHFTLEEMTAIVDTAKSLGLNTAAHAHGARGIELASRAGVQTIEHGTYIDEQAAKVMRANGTILVPTLMAFQGIKENLGTGFYTPVVEDKIRSVSAYAESIVERARKWGVKVAFGTDAGVFPHGMNAGELALMRSGGMSNREVLASATTDAATVLGMQDEIGRIAPGFSADLVAVEGNPLEDVTVLENADWVMVRGRVVE